Part of the Anopheles coluzzii chromosome 3, AcolN3, whole genome shotgun sequence genome is shown below.
GGGGTTGACgaggcaacaaaattaatgaATCATTCAACTGATTTCCCCCGAGACACACATTGATCGGTGtggaaatgtttcttttttcgcaTTTTTTCCCTCTCCCCTCTGACGATgatattttctcatttttcacCCTCACCCCCTCACCGCCGTTTTAGCATGACCTGGAAAAGCTGGATCCACGGGGTCGAACACCGCTAATGCTGGCGGTAAAACTGTGTCACCTGGAATGCGTCAAAGCGCTGCTGGCCGCTAAATGTAACGCCAACGTCGAATGTGACGGATGGTCAGGTATGTTGCGCGCGCCCCGACCAAACTCTGCTTTATGCTCACTCACACGCCTTTGCTTTGCTCCTCCCAGTCGTACAGGAAGCCGTCTGCTCCGGTGATCCGAACATTCTGACCGCCATCCTGGAGGTGCGTGATCTGCAACGGCACATCAAGCGCGTCTCGCACGTGCcccagctgctgcagcacctGCAGGACACGCCCGACTTTTACATCGAGATGAAGTGGGAGTTCACCAGCTGGGTGCCACTAATGTCGCGCGTCTGCCCGAGCGACACGTACAAGGTGTTCAAGCGGGGCTCGAATGTGCGCATCGACACGACGCTGCTCGGCTTCGACAACAACACCTGGCAGCGGGGCAACCGGAGCTACATCTACAAGGGCCAATCGAAGACGGCGAGCATGATCGAGATCGATCACGACACGGGCGAGGTGTCGGTCGAGCACATGCGCAACATCGAGGACGAAAACATCGACGGCATCCGGCCGAGCCGGGAGGCGGTGAACCTGCGCCTGCAGGCCCCGGTCATCTGCAACCACATCGACATGGACAAGATCAGCTTCGAGCGGAACAAGTCCGGCTTCTGGGGATGGCGTAGCGAGAAGGTCGAATCGATCAACGGGTACGAGTGCAAGGTGTACGGGGCGAGCAACGTGAAGTTTATCACGCGCACCCGCAACGAACACTTGGGCAGTGAGCAGGCGAGGGTGAAAAACTCCCGCACCCCGCTGCAGCACTTCCTCGGCATGACGGAGGAAGACTACGACCATGCGGCGGTGGCCGGTTCGAGTACAAGTGCGCTTAGGGGAGgagagcagccgccgccgcccagTGCCCCGTCGTCGCCGTGTAACAATGGTTCGGAGGATCGCACGCCGGATGGAGCGGAGGGCGAGTGCAGTGGCACCGCGCAGGAGGCGGCACCGTCGGCCGAAGAGTACTTCTCCGACGTGGACCTGAACGGGCGAGACGTCGGTAAACCAAAGCGAATCACTGCCAAAGAGCAAATGTTTAAGGCCAACATCTGGCTGAGCGAAGAGTTCCCGATCAAGCTGCAGGAGCAGGTGCTGCCGATACTGGACCTCATGTCCACGATGGCCAGCCCGCACGTGTCGAAGCTGAAGGACTTTATCACGATGCAGCTGCCGTCCGGATTTCCCGTTAAAATTGGTACGATTTCCGTATGATGCATAATAATGCCGGGTCCGTTCAATCATACTAATCGGATGTCTtcacttttgtttttagaaATTCCACTCTTCCACGTGCTGAATGCGGTCGTCACGTTTGGGAACGTTTTTGCGATCGAAAACCCGGTCCCGCACGTCAGCCATATCCGCGAGAGCGACGAGCGGGTGACGTGCGTGATCGACGACGCGTGCTTCGAAGCGCCGAGCGGGTACGGTGTCCGGCGGGGCATCGCCGATTTCCGGCAGCAGCTCACGTtcgaggacgaggacgagctgATGCAGTTCGCCATCCAGCAGAGCCTGGTCGATTCGGGCAGCGAGAACGACAAGGTGGACATCTGGGAGGCACTCAAAGCGCCGAGACCACTGACGCCGCTGTACTACGAGGACGAGCAGCTGCAAAGGTATGGAAAGGGTGTTGCCGGGAGTGGTAACTATGGCGTTTTGGGgagaaaattgtttaaaatgtttgGTCCTGTACACCCGTTCGATTACTTTCACTGTATAGATTTAGGAGATCTGTTCAACCTACCAGTTTGATTCTATTCCTTTTTCTaatcgttttgtgtttttcgaTCCTCACTCAAAACctccttcccttttttaaCTCAAAACTAAATTCCCGGATTTTtaatactctctctctctccgtttctattcttttctctttttctattttttttaccaatctaAAAACGCACACATGTTTCGTTTTCACTAAAATCCCTGTTGTgtccatttttttctaaatgcTTTTGTACAAAATCATGCTTTCGCGAACCTTCATGTAATTGTCGACTGTCGTGTCCGTTTTCCCGCATCACATCCCCGTAGTTCCTCTGGTCGAGCGACCTCGCCCGAGACGAAAAAATCGGGAAACTCACTGGGTGGCATGCTGCCCACTTCCATCGCTAGAAGTCCGCtaaagaaattgttttccaaaaGTTAATCAGCTTTCGCTATATGCGCTTTttcaatgtgtgtttttgtgtgcgtgtgcgtcaCTGCTTAAAAGTACTTTTTTATCAAAGCAAATTTTTGTGTAAGCTTTTGTGTAGTGACCAACGAATGGagggcacacaaaacacacattcccCTGTGTCTGATTTATCAAACCATCCCACCAGAAAATAGTTTAACAATTTAGTGTCAAATTTGATTTCGAATTCCACAGTTCTAAATTGCTGTTCGCCTGGCATACACGTTGCAAATAGAAACGACATGTTCCTATGGTCAACTGACAAGAATCTCCGTGCACAGACTCCTCCTCCCCCACCTTCATGTGTACTGATGGCTGTGTGCGTTTGCATACATGTAGTTGTGCGTAGGCCGCCACATCGCCATAGTAACAATTTCGCATATTTTGTCCACGTTGCCTAACGTATATTTTTACGTGTATGTACCATGTGTTGTACTGCTCCCTTGGTCGCCATCGACTATTCTCTGTTGCGCCCGTGTAGGAGAGAGGATGAGTcaggccgctgctgctgcaaacagAGTACGAACAGAAGTTTCTAATGTAATgaacaaattatttattatgtgtCTTGTTAGTCAGGCACAATTATGTAGCGCATCTAATCAAGCATTTAAGTAAACTTATTTATTCTACCCGGTAACACATTTCATTTGTTGTAAGGCTGTGTTGTTTACGATAACGCTTTTGTGTTTACTTatgcatattttatgttttaaggCGTTACACTCAAATTACATTTCGTTGATGAATATGTTTCGCTTCGTGTACTGAATTCGCCTCGCAGTGTAGGAAATGTGTATTTGCTCTAACCCCCTCCCTTCACAAACACTGTCCGCCGTAGATGCTGGTACACTCTCCACCTTCCCTTCCTATTGACTACTCTGCATCTCCCCAAATATGTGAGTCGACTTCGCTGCtgtaaaaaaacccaaaatccccccaaaaaaaaaccgtattgctagtaaaacaacaaaaaacccacaccATGGTTCGCTTCTCTATGTTGTGTAATTCACAGAGCTTTGCAAGAATCACTGATAACCGGATTTCAAAGCAGTAGCGCAgcgaccgccaccaccaccgccgccgccgccgccgcctctaCGCTCCCTCCCGCCCTAGCCCTCGACCATCCTGGCGGTCCAGCGGATGCCTCGCCGGACGAACCCGACTCCGTGCCCGACTATCTCGACCCGAACCTGGAGCTGGCAATCAAGCTGAGCCAGGAAGAGGAAACGCGCCGCGAAGAGGAACGTCGGCGGGAGGAAGAAATGTTGGCGGAAGTGTTGCGGCTCAGCTTGCAGGACAAATAGGGACACTACGGCCGCGGCACAGCGATTGCGATGACGTTGGTGAAGGTGTGGAAAAAAATAGATGCTTCCGTACGAAGATGATCGAATGCGATCGATCAACTGTGAACGAAACGACGGATGACATTGAAATGGCGTCCTATGCAGACACGGACCCCTGCGTGCATCTTCCAACGTGCAGAAACCTCATCCCCATCCCTTACGAGGTGCTAAGCGAAGAAGGGCGTATTAGCGTGGAATTTAGACCCGGTGCGTATTATTTAATTCGAGTTAACCACAACGTTTACGCTGCCATAGCAGAACGAACACAAATGCGCCAAAGGGTGCACCATCCTATCAAAGCCAAGCGCTCACGCACGAAAGGGAAAGTACAACGGAGTGTGTGGAGTGTGGGTCGCGTGCGTCAGTTGTCCCGAACCGATCCCACTTTAAATCAATTGGTACGCTGCTCCCTTCCTACCTAGTGCGTAACGCGGTCCTTTATG
Proteins encoded:
- the LOC120956360 gene encoding ankyrin repeat domain-containing protein 13D isoform X1, producing the protein MITIDKIKENFPIHWHVWNNDYQELQQAIGEKTHDLEKLDPRGRTPLMLAVKLCHLECVKALLAAKCNANVECDGWSVVQEAVCSGDPNILTAILEVRDLQRHIKRVSHVPQLLQHLQDTPDFYIEMKWEFTSWVPLMSRVCPSDTYKVFKRGSNVRIDTTLLGFDNNTWQRGNRSYIYKGQSKTASMIEIDHDTGEVSVEHMRNIEDENIDGIRPSREAVNLRLQAPVICNHIDMDKISFERNKSGFWGWRSEKVESINGYECKVYGASNVKFITRTRNEHLGSEQARVKNSRTPLQHFLGMTEEDYDHAAVAGSSTSALRGGEQPPPPSAPSSPCNNGSEDRTPDGAEGECSGTAQEAAPSAEEYFSDVDLNGRDVGKPKRITAKEQMFKANIWLSEEFPIKLQEQVLPILDLMSTMASPHVSKLKDFITMQLPSGFPVKIEIPLFHVLNAVVTFGNVFAIENPVPHVSHIRESDERVTCVIDDACFEAPSGYGVRRGIADFRQQLTFEDEDELMQFAIQQSLVDSGSENDKVDIWEALKAPRPLTPLYYEDEQLQRALQESLITGFQSSSAATATTTAAAAAASTLPPALALDHPGGPADASPDEPDSVPDYLDPNLELAIKLSQEEETRREEERRREEEMLAEVLRLSLQDK
- the LOC120956360 gene encoding ankyrin repeat domain-containing protein 13B isoform X2 — its product is MITIDKIKENFPIHWHVWNNDYQELQQAIGEKTHDLEKLDPRGRTPLMLAVKLCHLECVKALLAAKCNANVECDGWSVVQEAVCSGDPNILTAILEVRDLQRHIKRVSHVPQLLQHLQDTPDFYIEMKWEFTSWVPLMSRVCPSDTYKVFKRGSNVRIDTTLLGFDNNTWQRGNRSYIYKGQSKTASMIEIDHDTGEVSVEHMRNIEDENIDGIRPSREAVNLRLQAPVICNHIDMDKISFERNKSGFWGWRSEKVESINGYECKVYGASNVKFITRTRNEHLGSEQARVKNSRTPLQHFLGMTEEDYDHAAVAGSSTSALRGGEQPPPPSAPSSPCNNGSEDRTPDGAEGECSGTAQEAAPSAEEYFSDVDLNGRDVGKPKRITAKEQMFKANIWLSEEFPIKLQEQVLPILDLMSTMASPHVSKLKDFITMQLPSGFPVKIEIPLFHVLNAVVTFGNVFAIENPVPHVSHIRESDERVTCVIDDACFEAPSGYGVRRGIADFRQQLTFEDEDELMQFAIQQSLVDSGSENDKVDIWEALKAPRPLTPLYYEDEQLQSSSGRATSPETKKSGNSLGGMLPTSIARSPLKKLFSKS